CTAGCTTTTGTCTTTATTAGATAAGGCCCCACCCTCTTCTTTGTATTTTTCCCAAGCTTCACTTAGTTTTGCTTTAGAAAAATTTTGTTTCCCCTCAGAGAATTTATTTTTGAGATTATTAAAACTATTCGAAAGCTCTTTCTTTGTTGGTTCATCAAGAAAGTTTGATGTCAATTTCCATAAATACCAGCTACTAGCTAGAAGAAGAATTAATCCCAGTAATTGCATATTAGTTTTTTACTATGCTACAACCTTTTTATTGGTTTCGATAAATTAATTTATTTAATACTTATTGAATTTTTTGTTGTTAAATCAAAATTAAAACTTTAACCAGTGAAAAAAAATTCTATCTAGCAACCAAATAGTTAACCCCCCTTCCAGGAAAGCTAGCCAGTACATACCATAATCAGAAAACCCCATTTGTTCTTTGACGGTTTTGAGTAATTTTTTATGAGCTTTAATGAGATCTTTCATTAATAAATAAAAATGTTTTAAAACTGCTGAATTTCTCGAACTAAAAAACCCTTTCCATAGCAAGATAGACACGTTTTAGTCTCATCTAATGAAATTCTTAGAAAACCTGCTCCATTACATCTGAGGCAAGTCACCTTAGTAGTTGAGTAGAGTTTTGACTTGATTTTAGCAGCACGGTTTAAGTAGGAAACAGTTTCTTTACGACCGTTTGCTTTAGCAGCTTTGTTTAAAAGTTTTTTGTATTTGATTTTAAGTTCTTGAATTTTCATTTTTTATAGGGACTTAGTGTACAAATATTAGGTAAATTCAAGGTTTAAATACTTAATAAAACTATGAATTTTCCGTTTATATTTCTAATCAGATCTCTTCTTGAGATTAAATAAATATAGCTATTTTTTATTTTTAATGGTAATTGTAGAAAATTGGATATTTAATATAAAATTAATGTTTGGTTAACTTAAAACTGATTTTATATATTTTTATATGGGAAAAATATCATCTTCAAGCTCTAGATTATTATCCAGCCTTTTTTAAATTTTTTACTAGAAAATCATTTTCATTTGTAAGATCATCAAACTTTGATTTTTTTAACTCTTTTTTTAATTCAGGAGTTAAGTCTTTTTTAGTCTTGTTCAGATTCATAGGAATTGAAATTATTCTAAATGAAATTAAAAAAACAATCGAATCCTACTGATCCCAAAAGAAAATTGTGGATAGTTAAAAAAAAAAAAAATAATATTTTATTTTGCTCATAGAAAACGAATTTAATCAACATATTGTGGAAAACCCTGTTGAAAAACACTTAAAAAGTGGATAACTCTCGGGGATCATTATCAAAACAAGCTTTTATCAAATAATTTTTGAGTATTAATACTTCATCAATAAAAACTAAAATGAAGTTTAAAAAGTACCATAATCATATGTTATGACTATGGGATCATTACTTTTTAAATTTAAAAAAGATTCTTTTCTAGATGCTAATGTTGAAAAAAATTTAAAAAGTTTTTTCTTGATGATGTATCAATTTAACAATTAAAGTAAAGAAAAATAAACCTTAACTTGAATTTTTTAGTTTTTGTCTTAGTTGGTCTTTAAATATTTAATTCGGTTATCTCTATGGAAATATTTCTCAAAGTTAAAATTAATAAGATAATTTTAAAGTGAATAATTACTCAAAATGTCAGAAGAAAAAAAAGACTCAAAAAAATGTTCCGGAAAGAAAAACGTTATGTTTGCCTACGGTTTTATACAACTTGGTTCTAGTTTTGTATCTGCAATAGCCTTAGCAGCTATTGCTTTTGGATTCTGCTCAGTAAAAAAAGAATCTAAACTTTTCAATAAATGTGTTGCCGAAATTATTGAAGATGGTGGTACCAGTTCTGAGGCAGTAAGGTATTGCAATGGGGGTAATTAAAATCTCCTCACAGAATAAATAAATGAATTCAACCTGTGACTTGATTATTGATTCTTTGAAAGAGGAGCCAATTGGAGAAACTAATCATTTTATTTGGTTCATAACAGATATTGGCATTGTTGCCTTGTTTAAAAGAGAAGAGAATCTTGAAACTTATAGTTCGAATGTCGAAATTGAGGCCAATAAAATTGCTTTGGATATAACTAAAGAAGAGAAAGAGTACCTCAAAATAAAAGAGAGACAGCTTTTCTTGTTTTATTCGTAAGTTAAGATCTTTCTTGATTTAGTAAGAGGGCTCAAGGTTAAAGGCCGGCTCCATAATGTTGTTTTCGCTAATTAATTCGTAGGTTAGCTCTTTATTTAGGGCATTTATATAAGATGTATAAAGTTTTCCCCAAACAAATTCAAATTCATCTTTACTTAAATTCTTGAAAAGAATTTCTCCTTTGAAGTAAATGTGATAAGAATCATTCATCATGGAAAATTAATCTTATCCTTTCTAACGCAGTGAAATATGTATGTAGTATTAGGTGCTACTAAAAAGAAATTTATATTTAGAAGTTAGAAATTTTTTTAGACTATCCGTGTATTCATTTTTTGTTTTTTGAATAATCCGACTGTTTCATCAAGATCCATACAAGGCTGAATACTTATATCCATTAACCTTCTCCAGGGATGCCATTGCTTCCAAATTGTCTCAAGAGAATCTGCACTCACTACAGAATGTCCAATCCCATTTTGAACCATAAAAATCCAAGAATGAACCTCATAGTTTTCAGGTCTGTTTTGGGGACCACCTGATTCGTACCAATTAATTAGCATTTCTGCTCCTTCTTCTTGATCCTCGCCATCTGTAAATTCGTAGGAAATCAAATACCTTTGCATATAGATTATTATTAAAATCTTTAAACTATTTTAACTCTAGATTTAGATATTGCCTCCTAATTTAATTAATGCTATCAAGTTTATAGAAGTGATTGTTTTAAATGTCTGAAAGATTTGGGAAAATCAAAAAGAATATTTTGACTAATTTATCTTTTATAAATAGGACAATCTTGAAGTATTTTCAAAACCATGATCTGTTCGTATAGCTCCAGTTAAAATTTAAAATTTGATACTTTTTAAAATACCTTAAATTAGTTACCATATTTGTACTGTATAGATACCAATGATAAATAAAAAGGATCAAAACGATCCAATTGATAATTTAGAGTATGAAAAAGTTCTAGAAGAAGAAATAATTAATTCGTGCGAAAGTAAATTTCAGAAAGATAGTGAAGAAGATATTAAAAAGATTAAATTCTACAGACTCAAAAGAACTCCATTAGAAATATTAAATAGGTCATTTTTCTTTTTCTTTATTGGAAGTTTTCTTTTCTCTTTGTTTTTAGCTTATTCAGAAAGTAAGTTATGGTTCATACTTTATGTAATAAGTGCATTGTCATGTGTTTTCTATACTCCTAATAGAAAGGCACTTAAAGAATTAATAGCAGCTTGGCCAAATATAGAGGATCTCATTAAAGGTAAGAGTTTGTGGAGAAAAGGCAAGTAAATAGATTATGAAATCGTTAAATTCATTTAAAAAGTGGTTATTAAATATTCTCGTGCCATACATTGAGGGCACCAACAAGAAAAAAGAGGATAAAAAATGAGTCTAATATCGGTTGGAATTATTGTTGAAATATTTTTGTTTGTGGGGGTTTTTTTATGGGTTAGGAAACTAACTAGTAAAGAAGGTAGGCAACCATCTCTATCAAAAAAAACAATTAAAAATCTCAAATTTTAGAATTTTGATCACAAAATAAGGAATCTTTATAAAGAGATCAAATTTATGGGAAAATTCTTTACTTTTTTCCTCTCACTTTGTGTATGAAATCAGTTAGAACATCTATATCGTTTTTAAAAATATGGTTTCCTCCATTCAAGGTCTTGCTCCAATAACTAATCCATTAAATAGTGTCTTAATAGAAAAGAAACTAATAAATGTTGATCAAAAGTTCATTCAACTTGTCTCTCTAGCAGAAGGATTACCTCGTACAGAAGTCATCGAAAGTGGAAGGAATTATTGGAGAGGCGTTTGTAGAAGCTTAATTTTTAGATTTCCTGATGACCTTGAAATTTTAAAGCTTGATGTAAGAAGTTATGTAGATAGATCAAAAGGAATTATTCAGATAAGATCTGCAGCAAGATTAGGGCAATCTGATTTGGGCGTTAATCTTAGAAGAGTTGAATACCTGTTTAATCAATTAGAGAAGTTTTAATTAATCTGTTTTTTATAGATTTAAGGTTCTTTTTACTAAATAGTTGTGCTTTAATTCATAAGAATATTTGATTTGCCATGGTAAAGATAATCTTAGTTGGAATCATTGTCGCGCTTGTATATTCTCAACCTGATCTCCGTCTTACAGTCGCGGATTGGTTAAAAGCAGCTTCTGATTTTCTTATTGAATCAGTACAAGTAAAACCTTAAATTAACTTTTAATGAAGCATCAAATAAGACCTGAGACAGTAATCATTTGTTTAATGCATAGAGCTACGAAAATAAATATTAATATTCTGCTTAGTATGTATTTCACTTAAACAAATAAATAGTTTTAGGAACATAATAGAAAATTTTTTTGAAATTTTTGAAAAGTTAACGATAATAAGGGATATGAAGCTTAGATTATTTGAGTTCTATTTTATAAAAGACTATTTAAGGCCTTGGTTTGGTCTTATTTATTCTTTATTCTTTCTGTTTTTTTTAGGTGCAATTGGCTATCGAATAACAGAGGGATGGGAATGGAGTGATTGCTTATGGATGGTTCTAATCACAATAACCACTATTGGTTTTGGAGAAGTTCAACCTTTAAGTCCTGAAGGCAGGATAGTAACTGTTTTAGTAATCGTTGGCGGATTAATCTTTATTCAATTTACCTTTCAAAAAGCTGTTAGATTATTCGAATCCGGCTATTTTCAAAGAGTAAACGAATTACGTTTTAAAAGACTTCTTAGAAAAATGGAAAATCATGTAATTTTGTGCGGATATGGGAGGGTAGGTCAGGAAATATCAAACCAAATAAAAACGCAAAATATTCCAATTATTGTTGTTGAGAGTGATGAAGATAGAAAAAAGATTGCGGAAGAAAATGGTTTAGAAGTGCTTTGTGCTGATGCAACTCTTGATGAGACGTTAAAACTGGCAGGATTAGAAAAATGCAAAAGCTTGGTTGTTACTTTGCCCAATGATGCTGCAAATTTATATGTGGTTTTAAGTGCTAAAGGGATAAGAAGTTCTATAAGAGTAATTGCAAGAGCTGGAACTGAAGAAGCTGCAAGTAAGTTGAGATTAGCTGGTGCAAGTATAGTTGTAAGCCCTTATATTGCGGCAGGAAGAGCAATGGCATCAATGGCATTAAGACCAATAGCTATTGACTTTCTAGATCTTCTCGCCGGAAGTGAATGTGAGATTGAAGAATTTGAATTAAGTAATGATATTAGTCTTTTTGAAACAGCGGAGAAAAGATCACTCTCTGAACTTGGAATAGGTAAAAAGAGTGGAGCAAAAATATTAGCCAT
This window of the Prochlorococcus sp. MIT 1314 genome carries:
- a CDS encoding molecular chaperone DnaJ, with product MKIQELKIKYKKLLNKAAKANGRKETVSYLNRAAKIKSKLYSTTKVTCLRCNGAGFLRISLDETKTCLSCYGKGFLVREIQQF
- a CDS encoding DUF3303 domain-containing protein, yielding MQRYLISYEFTDGEDQEEGAEMLINWYESGGPQNRPENYEVHSWIFMVQNGIGHSVVSADSLETIWKQWHPWRRLMDISIQPCMDLDETVGLFKKQKMNTRIV
- a CDS encoding DUP family protein, producing the protein MINKKDQNDPIDNLEYEKVLEEEIINSCESKFQKDSEEDIKKIKFYRLKRTPLEILNRSFFFFFIGSFLFSLFLAYSESKLWFILYVISALSCVFYTPNRKALKELIAAWPNIEDLIKGKSLWRKGK
- a CDS encoding DUF1499 domain-containing protein, with protein sequence MVSSIQGLAPITNPLNSVLIEKKLINVDQKFIQLVSLAEGLPRTEVIESGRNYWRGVCRSLIFRFPDDLEILKLDVRSYVDRSKGIIQIRSAARLGQSDLGVNLRRVEYLFNQLEKF
- a CDS encoding potassium channel family protein, with the protein product MKLRLFEFYFIKDYLRPWFGLIYSLFFLFFLGAIGYRITEGWEWSDCLWMVLITITTIGFGEVQPLSPEGRIVTVLVIVGGLIFIQFTFQKAVRLFESGYFQRVNELRFKRLLRKMENHVILCGYGRVGQEISNQIKTQNIPIIVVESDEDRKKIAEENGLEVLCADATLDETLKLAGLEKCKSLVVTLPNDAANLYVVLSAKGIRSSIRVIARAGTEEAASKLRLAGASIVVSPYIAAGRAMASMALRPIAIDFLDLLAGSECEIEEFELSNDISLFETAEKRSLSELGIGKKSGAKILAIKENEKLVTNPGGNFILQPGQVLIAFGSKEQLNILNGLLGNLVVAVELLK